One window of the Trifolium pratense cultivar HEN17-A07 linkage group LG2, ARS_RC_1.1, whole genome shotgun sequence genome contains the following:
- the LOC123905336 gene encoding uncharacterized protein LOC123905336: MSKERYIPEGGSASRPPLFTGKNYYFWKNKMQLFLKSQEVGMWRIVTEGDYVPTVTSAEGVISDKPEDAWTTAEQQKVLLNSKAHLFLSCALSMEESERVDECDTAKKVWDTLQVHHEGTSHVKETRIDIGTNKFETFEMIENETIDETFSRFTTIINELRSLGKTFSTNDRIRKLLRCLPVTWRPMVTAITQTKDLKTLPIEDLIGTLKAHEVILQGDKPLKKEKTIALKASQKDISFLEDDSKELESTQEEAEGELALISGKIQRMLRRRDQIRRNFSSGKDMQKNDFDKSQVTCFGCNKLGHYKSECPLNKSPRNFPFKKKSMLATWDDDDEFETNKEEEEEANICLMADSENDEVFLFDKTHPYEELETNFDSLLHDSEFLSKQCFSLQKEVSELKEEKKKLQTVILNFEKINKDLIESKEKHVCSSVLSKKIDENVVLKNEIMELRNDLTGFIKSTETFQNIMGSQSQALNKNGLGFNEVKNKIFENVLLPANRELKLRCSFCNKNGHHESICYQKESYESFYYEPKRYRHLERKNKHCSFCKIFGHLEKECYFKNKQIVKTNPQGPKSLWAPKQKFQNVGILSRCKEKALVFGQWLFKTHDRR, translated from the coding sequence atgtcaaaagaaaGATACATTCCAGAAGGAGGATCTGCTTCAAGACCACCTTTGTTCACTGGAAAGAATTACTAtttttggaaaaacaaaatgcaattgtttttaaaatctcAAGAAGTAGGAATGTGGCGCATAGTCACAGAAGGAGATTATGTTCCTACTGTAACTTCTGCTGAGGGAGTCATTTCAGACAAACCTGAAGATGCATGGACAACTGCAGAACAACAAAAGGTACTCCTAAACTCTAAAGCTCATTTATTTCTATCCTGTGCTCTAAGCATGGAAGAAAGTGAAAGAGTAGATGAATGTGATACTGCTAAAAAGGTTTGGGACACTTTACAAGTTCACCATGAAGGAACTAGTCAtgtaaaagaaacaagaatAGACATAGGAACTaataaatttgaaacttttgaaATGATTGAAAACGAAACTATTGATGAAACGTTTTCAAGATTTACTACTATCATAAATGAATTAAGATCTCTTGGAAAAACTTTTTCAACTAATGATAGAATTAGAAAACTTTTGAGATGTCTTCCAGTCACTTGGAGACCAATGGTTACTGCCATTACTCAAACTAAAGATTTGAAAACACTTCCCATAGAAGATCTTATTGGTActttaaaagctcatgaagtTATTCTTCAAGGAGATAAAcctttaaaaaaggaaaaaaccaTTGCTTTAAAAGCTTCTCAAAAAGATATAAGTTTTTTAGAAGATGACTCTAAGGAATTAGAATCTACCCAAGAAGAGGCAGAAGGAGAACTAGCTCTCATTTCTGGCAAAATCCAACGTATGTTAAGAAGAAGAGATCAAATTAGAAGAAACTTTTCTTCAGGAAAAGATATGCAGAAAAATGACTTTGACAAAAGTCAAGTGACTTGCTTTGGTTGCAACAAACTTGGACATTACAAATCAGAATGTCCCTTAAACAAATCACCCAGAAATTTTCCCTTCAAGAAAAAATCCATGTTAGCTACctgggatgatgatgatgaatttgaaacaaataaagaagaagaagaagaagccaaCATCTGTCTAATGGCAGATTCAGAAAATGATGAGGTATTTCTCTTTGATAAAACTCATCCTTATGAAGAATTAGAAACTAATTTTGATAGTCTATTACATGATTCTGAATTCTTATCCAAACAATGTTTTTCTTTACAAAAAGAAGTTTCTGaactaaaagaagaaaagaaaaaacttcaaactgttattcttaattttgaaaaaattaacaaagactTAATTgagtcaaaagaaaaacatgtttgCTCTAGTGTTTTATCTAAGAAAATAGATGAAAATGTTGtgttgaaaaatgaaataatggAACTAAGAAATGATCTCACTGGATTCATAAAATCAACtgaaacttttcaaaacattatGGGATCACAATCTCAAGCTCTTAACAAAAATGGCTTAGGTTTTAATgaagttaaaaacaaaatttttgaaaatgttctttTACCAGCAAATAGAGAACTTAAGTTGAGATGTtcattttgtaacaaaaatggtCATCATGAATCAATTTGCTATCAAAAAGAAAGTTATGAAAGTTTTTACTATGAACCAAAACGTTATCGTCActtagagagaaaaaataaacattgttCATTTTGCAAAATTTTTGGGCATCTTGAAAAAGAATGTTATTTTAAGAATAAACAAATTGTGAAAACTAACCCTCAAGGACCCAAGTCATTATGGGCACctaaacaaaaatttcaaaatgtagGGATACTATCAAGGTGCAAAGAAAAAGCCTTGGTTTTTGGACAGTGGTTGTTCAAAACACATGACAGGAGATAG